A genomic region of Ammospiza nelsoni isolate bAmmNel1 chromosome 3, bAmmNel1.pri, whole genome shotgun sequence contains the following coding sequences:
- the HACE1 gene encoding E3 ubiquitin-protein ligase HACE1 isoform X1, with product MERAMEQLNRLTRSLRRARTVELPDDNETAVYTLMPMVMADQHRSVSELLSNSKFDVNYAFGRVKRSLLHIAANCGSVECLVLLLKKGANPNYQDISGCTPLHLAARNGQKKCMSKLLEYSADVNICNNEGLTAIHWLAVNGRTELLHDLVQHVSNVDVEDAMGQTALHVACQNGHKTTVQCLLDSGADINRPNVSGATPLYFACSHGQRDTAQILLMRGAKYLPDKNGVTPLDLCVQGGYGETCEVLIQYHPRLFQTIIQMTQNEDLRENMLRQVLEHLSQQSESQYLKILTSLAEVATTNGHKLLSLSSNYEAQMKSLLRIVRIFCHVFRIGPSSPSNGNDMGYNGNKTPRSQVFKVRKVYDVVRKIDVKEMNFTKHAFINQTSHEQEPLELLWHSLDEWLVLIATELMKNKRDSANITSILLKQKGPDHQDATSAPSFATAGAEGRKELSTDAVELKTYDVAGKQEACADCQDVISMTANRLSAVIQAFYMCCSCQMPQGMTSPRFIEFVCKHDDVLKCFVNRNPKIIFDHFHFLLECPELMSRFMHIIKAQPFKDRCEWFYEHLHAGQPDSDMVHRPVNENDILLVHRDSIFRSSCEVVSKANCAKLKQGIAVRFHGEEGMGQGVVREWFDILSSEIVNPDYALFTQSADGTTFQPNSNSSVNPDHLNYFRFAGQILGLALNHRQLVNIYFTRSFYKHILEPLCLLTAEQDASLLHCHERTSLERRCDSLCILVTPPSIPVNYQDVASIDPEYAKNLQWILDNDISDLGLELTFSVETDVFGAMEEVPLKPGGASILVTQENKAEYVQLVTELRMTRAIQPQINAFLQGFHMFIPPSLIQLFDEYELELLLSGMPEIDVNDWLKNTEYTSGYERGDQVIQWFWDVVEELTQEERVLLLQFVTGSSRVPHGGFAHIMGGSGLQNFTIAAVPYTANLLPTSSTCINMLKLPEYPSKEILKDRLLVALHCGSYGYTMA from the exons ATGGAGAGAGCCATGGAGCAGCTCAACCGGCTGACCAGGTCTCTGCGCCGCGCCCGCACCGTGGAGCTGCCGGACG ATAATGAAACCGCTGTCTATACACTGATGCCGATGGTTATGGCTGACCAGCACAG GTCTgtctcagagctgctgtcaaATTCAAAATTTGATGTGAATTATGCCTTTGGACGTGTGAAGAGAAGTTTGCTTCATATTGCAGCAAA cTGTGGATCAGTTGAATGCCTTgttctgttattaaaaaaaggagCAAATCCAAACTATCAGGACATCTCAGGATGTACTCCTCTCCATTTAGCAGCAAGGAATGG CCAGAAAAAATGTATGAGCAAGCTGCTGGAATACAGTGCAGATGTCAACATTTGTAATAATGAAGGCTTGACTGCA ATTCATTGGTTGGCTGTCAATGGACGAACAGAATTGCTTCATGATCTGGTTCAGCACGTCAGTAATGTCGATGTTGAAGATGCCATGGGACAGACAGCCCTTCATGTAGCTTGTCAAAATGGACACAAGACA ACAGTGCAGTGCTTGCTGGACAGCGGGGCAGACATAAACAGGCCGAACGTTTCTGGGGCAACTCCGCTTTATTTTGCTTGCAG CCATGGTCAGAGAGACACTGCACAAATTCTTTTGATGAGAGGAGCCAAATATTTACCGGACAAGAACGGTGTTACTCCACTGGACCTCTGTGTACAG gGTGGTTATGGAGAGACTTGTGAAGTCTTGATACAGTACCATCCTCGGCTTTTCCAGACAATAATTCAGATGACCCAGAACGAGGATCTGCGGGAAAACATG TTGCGGCAGGTTCTGGAACACTTGTCTCAGCAGAGTGAAAGCCAGTATCTGAAAATCTTGACAAGTCTTGCTGAAGTTGCTACAACAAATGGTCACAAATTGCTCAG cttgTCAAGTAATTATGAAGCTCAAATGAAGAGTCTCTTAAGGATCGTGAGGATATTTTGCCATGTCTTTCGCATTGGCCCATCCTCTCCCAGTAATGGAAATGACATGGGCTACAATGGAAATAAAACTCCAAGAAGTCAGGTGTTCAAGGTCAGAAAAGTATATGATGTTGTTAGGAAGATAGACGTTAAAGAGATGAATTTCACAAAGCATGCATTCATTAATCAGACATCTCATGAACAGGAA CCGCTGGAACTGCTCTGGCATTCTCTGGATGAATGGCTTGTTCTGATAGCCACAGAGctgatgaaaaacaaaagggaCTCTGCCAATATTACTTCTATTTTATTGAAGCAAAAAGGACCAGATCACCAAGATGCTACTTCTGCGCCTTCTTTTgccactgcaggagctgagggaaggaaAGAGCTGTCCACTGATGCTGTGGAGTTAAAAACATACGACGttgctgggaagcaggaagcTTGTGCTGATTGTCAGGATGTTATCTCCATGACAGCAAACAGGCTCAGTGCTGTCATTCAAGCCTTCTATATGTGCTGCTCCTGTCAGATGCCTCAGGG GATGACGTCACCTCGTTTTATAGAATTTGTTTGTAAACACGATGATGTCCTTAAGTGTTTTGTTAACCG aaatcccaaaataatttttgatcactttcattttcttctggaGTGTCCTGAATTAATGTCCAGATTTATGCACATCATAAAAGCTCAG CCATTTAAAGATCGCTGCGAGTGGTTCTATGAACATCTGCACGCCGGGCAGCCGGACTCAGACATGGTGCACAGGCCTGTCAATGAAAATGACATACTTTTGGTTCACAGAG ATTCTATTTTTAGGAGTAGCTGTGAAGTTGTGTCTAAAGCAAACTGTGCAAAACTAAAGCAGGGGATTGCTGTGAGATttcatggagaagaaggaatg GGACAGGGTGTGGTGCGTGAATGGTTTGATATTTTATCCAGTGAAATAGTTAACCCAGATTATGCCTTATTTACCCAGTCAGCTGATG gAACAACATTCCAGCCAAACAGCAACTCTTCTGTAAATCCAGACCATTTGAACTATTTCCGTTTTGCAGGCCAGATCCTGGGGCTGGCTCTGAATCACAGGCAGCTGGTGAACATCTACTTCACAAGGTCATTCTACAAACATATTCTTG AACCTTTGTGCCTCTTGACTGCTGAACAAGATGCCTCTCTTCTGCATTGTCATGAAAGAACTTCTCTTGAAAGAAGATGTGATTCCCTGTGCATTCTTGTTACTCCTCCAA gcaTACCTGTAAATTATCAGGATGTAGCATCTATTGATCCAGAGTATGCAAAGAACTTGCAGTGGATTTTAGATAATGATATCAGTGATCTGGGTTTAGAGCTGACATTCTCTGTTGAGACTGATGTGTTTGGAGCAATGGAGGAAGTGCCATTGAAGCCAGGGGGTGCAAGTATACTTGTTACACAGGAAAACAAG GCTGAGTATGTCCAGCTTGTGACAGAGCTCAGAATGACAAGAGCCATTCAGCCTCAGATAAATGCCTTTTTACAAGGCTTCCATATGTTCATTCCACCATCTTTGATCCAACTTTTTGATGAATATGAACTG GAGCTCTTGTTGTCTGGTATGCCAGAAATTGATGTGAATGACTggttaaaaaatacagaatacacCAGTGGCTATGAGAGAGGAGACCAAGTTATTCag tgGTTCTGGGACGTGGTGGAAGAACTAACTCAGGAAGAGAGAGTGTTACTATTACAGTTTGTTACTGGCAG
- the HACE1 gene encoding E3 ubiquitin-protein ligase HACE1 isoform X3 yields MERAMEQLNRLTRSLRRARTVELPDDNETAVYTLMPMVMADQHRSVSELLSNSKFDVNYAFGRVKRSLLHIAANCGSVECLVLLLKKGANPNYQDISGCTPLHLAARNGQKKCMSKLLEYSADVNICNNEGLTAIHWLAVNGRTELLHDLVQHVSNVDVEDAMGQTALHVACQNGHKTTVQCLLDSGADINRPNVSGATPLYFACSHGQRDTAQILLMRGAKYLPDKNGVTPLDLCVQGGYGETCEVLIQYHPRLFQTIIQMTQNEDLRENMLRQVLEHLSQQSESQYLKILTSLAEVATTNGHKLLSLSSNYEAQMKSLLRIVRIFCHVFRIGPSSPSNGNDMGYNGNKTPRSQVFKPLELLWHSLDEWLVLIATELMKNKRDSANITSILLKQKGPDHQDATSAPSFATAGAEGRKELSTDAVELKTYDVAGKQEACADCQDVISMTANRLSAVIQAFYMCCSCQMPQGMTSPRFIEFVCKHDDVLKCFVNRNPKIIFDHFHFLLECPELMSRFMHIIKAQPFKDRCEWFYEHLHAGQPDSDMVHRPVNENDILLVHRDSIFRSSCEVVSKANCAKLKQGIAVRFHGEEGMGQGVVREWFDILSSEIVNPDYALFTQSADGTTFQPNSNSSVNPDHLNYFRFAGQILGLALNHRQLVNIYFTRSFYKHILGIPVNYQDVASIDPEYAKNLQWILDNDISDLGLELTFSVETDVFGAMEEVPLKPGGASILVTQENKAEYVQLVTELRMTRAIQPQINAFLQGFHMFIPPSLIQLFDEYELELLLSGMPEIDVNDWLKNTEYTSGYERGDQVIQWFWDVVEELTQEERVLLLQFVTGSSRVPHGGFAHIMGGSGLQNFTIAAVPYTANLLPTSSTCINMLKLPEYPSKEILKDRLLVALHCGSYGYTMA; encoded by the exons ATGGAGAGAGCCATGGAGCAGCTCAACCGGCTGACCAGGTCTCTGCGCCGCGCCCGCACCGTGGAGCTGCCGGACG ATAATGAAACCGCTGTCTATACACTGATGCCGATGGTTATGGCTGACCAGCACAG GTCTgtctcagagctgctgtcaaATTCAAAATTTGATGTGAATTATGCCTTTGGACGTGTGAAGAGAAGTTTGCTTCATATTGCAGCAAA cTGTGGATCAGTTGAATGCCTTgttctgttattaaaaaaaggagCAAATCCAAACTATCAGGACATCTCAGGATGTACTCCTCTCCATTTAGCAGCAAGGAATGG CCAGAAAAAATGTATGAGCAAGCTGCTGGAATACAGTGCAGATGTCAACATTTGTAATAATGAAGGCTTGACTGCA ATTCATTGGTTGGCTGTCAATGGACGAACAGAATTGCTTCATGATCTGGTTCAGCACGTCAGTAATGTCGATGTTGAAGATGCCATGGGACAGACAGCCCTTCATGTAGCTTGTCAAAATGGACACAAGACA ACAGTGCAGTGCTTGCTGGACAGCGGGGCAGACATAAACAGGCCGAACGTTTCTGGGGCAACTCCGCTTTATTTTGCTTGCAG CCATGGTCAGAGAGACACTGCACAAATTCTTTTGATGAGAGGAGCCAAATATTTACCGGACAAGAACGGTGTTACTCCACTGGACCTCTGTGTACAG gGTGGTTATGGAGAGACTTGTGAAGTCTTGATACAGTACCATCCTCGGCTTTTCCAGACAATAATTCAGATGACCCAGAACGAGGATCTGCGGGAAAACATG TTGCGGCAGGTTCTGGAACACTTGTCTCAGCAGAGTGAAAGCCAGTATCTGAAAATCTTGACAAGTCTTGCTGAAGTTGCTACAACAAATGGTCACAAATTGCTCAG cttgTCAAGTAATTATGAAGCTCAAATGAAGAGTCTCTTAAGGATCGTGAGGATATTTTGCCATGTCTTTCGCATTGGCCCATCCTCTCCCAGTAATGGAAATGACATGGGCTACAATGGAAATAAAACTCCAAGAAGTCAGGTGTTCAAG CCGCTGGAACTGCTCTGGCATTCTCTGGATGAATGGCTTGTTCTGATAGCCACAGAGctgatgaaaaacaaaagggaCTCTGCCAATATTACTTCTATTTTATTGAAGCAAAAAGGACCAGATCACCAAGATGCTACTTCTGCGCCTTCTTTTgccactgcaggagctgagggaaggaaAGAGCTGTCCACTGATGCTGTGGAGTTAAAAACATACGACGttgctgggaagcaggaagcTTGTGCTGATTGTCAGGATGTTATCTCCATGACAGCAAACAGGCTCAGTGCTGTCATTCAAGCCTTCTATATGTGCTGCTCCTGTCAGATGCCTCAGGG GATGACGTCACCTCGTTTTATAGAATTTGTTTGTAAACACGATGATGTCCTTAAGTGTTTTGTTAACCG aaatcccaaaataatttttgatcactttcattttcttctggaGTGTCCTGAATTAATGTCCAGATTTATGCACATCATAAAAGCTCAG CCATTTAAAGATCGCTGCGAGTGGTTCTATGAACATCTGCACGCCGGGCAGCCGGACTCAGACATGGTGCACAGGCCTGTCAATGAAAATGACATACTTTTGGTTCACAGAG ATTCTATTTTTAGGAGTAGCTGTGAAGTTGTGTCTAAAGCAAACTGTGCAAAACTAAAGCAGGGGATTGCTGTGAGATttcatggagaagaaggaatg GGACAGGGTGTGGTGCGTGAATGGTTTGATATTTTATCCAGTGAAATAGTTAACCCAGATTATGCCTTATTTACCCAGTCAGCTGATG gAACAACATTCCAGCCAAACAGCAACTCTTCTGTAAATCCAGACCATTTGAACTATTTCCGTTTTGCAGGCCAGATCCTGGGGCTGGCTCTGAATCACAGGCAGCTGGTGAACATCTACTTCACAAGGTCATTCTACAAACATATTCTTG gcaTACCTGTAAATTATCAGGATGTAGCATCTATTGATCCAGAGTATGCAAAGAACTTGCAGTGGATTTTAGATAATGATATCAGTGATCTGGGTTTAGAGCTGACATTCTCTGTTGAGACTGATGTGTTTGGAGCAATGGAGGAAGTGCCATTGAAGCCAGGGGGTGCAAGTATACTTGTTACACAGGAAAACAAG GCTGAGTATGTCCAGCTTGTGACAGAGCTCAGAATGACAAGAGCCATTCAGCCTCAGATAAATGCCTTTTTACAAGGCTTCCATATGTTCATTCCACCATCTTTGATCCAACTTTTTGATGAATATGAACTG GAGCTCTTGTTGTCTGGTATGCCAGAAATTGATGTGAATGACTggttaaaaaatacagaatacacCAGTGGCTATGAGAGAGGAGACCAAGTTATTCag tgGTTCTGGGACGTGGTGGAAGAACTAACTCAGGAAGAGAGAGTGTTACTATTACAGTTTGTTACTGGCAG
- the HACE1 gene encoding E3 ubiquitin-protein ligase HACE1 isoform X2, translating to MERAMEQLNRLTRSLRRARTVELPDDNETAVYTLMPMVMADQHRSVSELLSNSKFDVNYAFGRVKRSLLHIAANCGSVECLVLLLKKGANPNYQDISGCTPLHLAARNGQKKCMSKLLEYSADVNICNNEGLTAIHWLAVNGRTELLHDLVQHVSNVDVEDAMGQTALHVACQNGHKTTVQCLLDSGADINRPNVSGATPLYFACSHGQRDTAQILLMRGAKYLPDKNGVTPLDLCVQGGYGETCEVLIQYHPRLFQTIIQMTQNEDLRENMLRQVLEHLSQQSESQYLKILTSLAEVATTNGHKLLSLSSNYEAQMKSLLRIVRIFCHVFRIGPSSPSNGNDMGYNGNKTPRSQVFKVRKVYDVVRKIDVKEMNFTKHAFINQTSHEQEPLELLWHSLDEWLVLIATELMKNKRDSANITSILLKQKGPDHQDATSAPSFATAGAEGRKELSTDAVELKTYDVAGKQEACADCQDVISMTANRLSAVIQAFYMCCSCQMPQGMTSPRFIEFVCKHDDVLKCFVNRNPKIIFDHFHFLLECPELMSRFMHIIKAQPFKDRCEWFYEHLHAGQPDSDMVHRPVNENDILLVHRDSIFRSSCEVVSKANCAKLKQGIAVRFHGEEGMGQGVVREWFDILSSEIVNPDYALFTQSADGTTFQPNSNSSVNPDHLNYFRFAGQILGLALNHRQLVNIYFTRSFYKHILGIPVNYQDVASIDPEYAKNLQWILDNDISDLGLELTFSVETDVFGAMEEVPLKPGGASILVTQENKAEYVQLVTELRMTRAIQPQINAFLQGFHMFIPPSLIQLFDEYELELLLSGMPEIDVNDWLKNTEYTSGYERGDQVIQWFWDVVEELTQEERVLLLQFVTGSSRVPHGGFAHIMGGSGLQNFTIAAVPYTANLLPTSSTCINMLKLPEYPSKEILKDRLLVALHCGSYGYTMA from the exons ATGGAGAGAGCCATGGAGCAGCTCAACCGGCTGACCAGGTCTCTGCGCCGCGCCCGCACCGTGGAGCTGCCGGACG ATAATGAAACCGCTGTCTATACACTGATGCCGATGGTTATGGCTGACCAGCACAG GTCTgtctcagagctgctgtcaaATTCAAAATTTGATGTGAATTATGCCTTTGGACGTGTGAAGAGAAGTTTGCTTCATATTGCAGCAAA cTGTGGATCAGTTGAATGCCTTgttctgttattaaaaaaaggagCAAATCCAAACTATCAGGACATCTCAGGATGTACTCCTCTCCATTTAGCAGCAAGGAATGG CCAGAAAAAATGTATGAGCAAGCTGCTGGAATACAGTGCAGATGTCAACATTTGTAATAATGAAGGCTTGACTGCA ATTCATTGGTTGGCTGTCAATGGACGAACAGAATTGCTTCATGATCTGGTTCAGCACGTCAGTAATGTCGATGTTGAAGATGCCATGGGACAGACAGCCCTTCATGTAGCTTGTCAAAATGGACACAAGACA ACAGTGCAGTGCTTGCTGGACAGCGGGGCAGACATAAACAGGCCGAACGTTTCTGGGGCAACTCCGCTTTATTTTGCTTGCAG CCATGGTCAGAGAGACACTGCACAAATTCTTTTGATGAGAGGAGCCAAATATTTACCGGACAAGAACGGTGTTACTCCACTGGACCTCTGTGTACAG gGTGGTTATGGAGAGACTTGTGAAGTCTTGATACAGTACCATCCTCGGCTTTTCCAGACAATAATTCAGATGACCCAGAACGAGGATCTGCGGGAAAACATG TTGCGGCAGGTTCTGGAACACTTGTCTCAGCAGAGTGAAAGCCAGTATCTGAAAATCTTGACAAGTCTTGCTGAAGTTGCTACAACAAATGGTCACAAATTGCTCAG cttgTCAAGTAATTATGAAGCTCAAATGAAGAGTCTCTTAAGGATCGTGAGGATATTTTGCCATGTCTTTCGCATTGGCCCATCCTCTCCCAGTAATGGAAATGACATGGGCTACAATGGAAATAAAACTCCAAGAAGTCAGGTGTTCAAGGTCAGAAAAGTATATGATGTTGTTAGGAAGATAGACGTTAAAGAGATGAATTTCACAAAGCATGCATTCATTAATCAGACATCTCATGAACAGGAA CCGCTGGAACTGCTCTGGCATTCTCTGGATGAATGGCTTGTTCTGATAGCCACAGAGctgatgaaaaacaaaagggaCTCTGCCAATATTACTTCTATTTTATTGAAGCAAAAAGGACCAGATCACCAAGATGCTACTTCTGCGCCTTCTTTTgccactgcaggagctgagggaaggaaAGAGCTGTCCACTGATGCTGTGGAGTTAAAAACATACGACGttgctgggaagcaggaagcTTGTGCTGATTGTCAGGATGTTATCTCCATGACAGCAAACAGGCTCAGTGCTGTCATTCAAGCCTTCTATATGTGCTGCTCCTGTCAGATGCCTCAGGG GATGACGTCACCTCGTTTTATAGAATTTGTTTGTAAACACGATGATGTCCTTAAGTGTTTTGTTAACCG aaatcccaaaataatttttgatcactttcattttcttctggaGTGTCCTGAATTAATGTCCAGATTTATGCACATCATAAAAGCTCAG CCATTTAAAGATCGCTGCGAGTGGTTCTATGAACATCTGCACGCCGGGCAGCCGGACTCAGACATGGTGCACAGGCCTGTCAATGAAAATGACATACTTTTGGTTCACAGAG ATTCTATTTTTAGGAGTAGCTGTGAAGTTGTGTCTAAAGCAAACTGTGCAAAACTAAAGCAGGGGATTGCTGTGAGATttcatggagaagaaggaatg GGACAGGGTGTGGTGCGTGAATGGTTTGATATTTTATCCAGTGAAATAGTTAACCCAGATTATGCCTTATTTACCCAGTCAGCTGATG gAACAACATTCCAGCCAAACAGCAACTCTTCTGTAAATCCAGACCATTTGAACTATTTCCGTTTTGCAGGCCAGATCCTGGGGCTGGCTCTGAATCACAGGCAGCTGGTGAACATCTACTTCACAAGGTCATTCTACAAACATATTCTTG gcaTACCTGTAAATTATCAGGATGTAGCATCTATTGATCCAGAGTATGCAAAGAACTTGCAGTGGATTTTAGATAATGATATCAGTGATCTGGGTTTAGAGCTGACATTCTCTGTTGAGACTGATGTGTTTGGAGCAATGGAGGAAGTGCCATTGAAGCCAGGGGGTGCAAGTATACTTGTTACACAGGAAAACAAG GCTGAGTATGTCCAGCTTGTGACAGAGCTCAGAATGACAAGAGCCATTCAGCCTCAGATAAATGCCTTTTTACAAGGCTTCCATATGTTCATTCCACCATCTTTGATCCAACTTTTTGATGAATATGAACTG GAGCTCTTGTTGTCTGGTATGCCAGAAATTGATGTGAATGACTggttaaaaaatacagaatacacCAGTGGCTATGAGAGAGGAGACCAAGTTATTCag tgGTTCTGGGACGTGGTGGAAGAACTAACTCAGGAAGAGAGAGTGTTACTATTACAGTTTGTTACTGGCAG